A single uncultured Acetobacterium sp. DNA region contains:
- a CDS encoding nuclear transport factor 2 family protein: MNNVKMEDAIRDRLENGFENWNGGYDGWLTWCNTLYEPDAHYNIPLEGTQKRLTLQEYKDMMGKLFEHFTMELGAFKNMIIKDDWCAIRYTVKIKNLDTGKEVSQNTMEFVKFKDNAGDIGVRVVEGWALSDSPLC, translated from the coding sequence ATGAATAATGTAAAAATGGAAGATGCCATTCGAGACAGATTGGAAAATGGGTTTGAAAATTGGAATGGCGGTTATGATGGATGGCTGACGTGGTGCAACACCTTATATGAACCGGATGCCCATTACAATATCCCCCTTGAAGGCACTCAGAAGCGTCTGACATTGCAGGAATACAAAGACATGATGGGAAAACTGTTTGAACACTTTACGATGGAACTTGGTGCTTTTAAAAACATGATCATCAAGGATGACTGGTGTGCGATTCGCTATACCGTCAAGATCAAGAATCTTGATACGGGCAAGGAAGTAAGTCAAAATACAATGGAATTTGTTAAATTCAAGGACAATGCCGGCGACATTGGGGTTCGTGTGGTTGAGGGCTGGGCTCTTTCCGATTCACCGCTCTGCTAA
- a CDS encoding SDR family oxidoreductase, translating to MKVQGKNIVVTGGGNGVGRELVLQLLNKGAMVVAVDINPEALEETVTIAGKNPRLFTEMVDISNKEAVFAFAKNAIEKYGMIDGIINNAGIIQPFIHLDELEMNRIERVMNINFYGTLYMVKAFLPYLLKCPEAHIVNVSSMGGFLPVPGQSVYGASKAAVKLLTEGLSSELKDTNVNVSVVIPGGIATDIKKNSNIAHQTSSDSSKANKVLTPKKAAELIIKTMEKKKLRSYIGKDCNLMKIFYKINSGLAMGMINRVMAANAH from the coding sequence ATGAAAGTACAAGGAAAAAACATTGTTGTAACCGGCGGCGGAAATGGTGTGGGAAGAGAGCTGGTTTTGCAGCTACTCAACAAGGGCGCCATGGTCGTAGCAGTCGATATTAATCCAGAGGCATTGGAAGAAACGGTAACAATTGCCGGGAAAAATCCCCGACTGTTTACTGAAATGGTCGATATTTCGAATAAGGAAGCAGTCTTTGCTTTTGCTAAGAATGCCATCGAAAAGTACGGAATGATCGATGGGATCATTAACAATGCCGGCATCATTCAACCCTTTATTCATCTGGATGAATTGGAAATGAATCGCATTGAACGGGTTATGAATATCAATTTCTACGGTACCCTCTATATGGTCAAAGCATTTTTGCCATATTTGCTGAAATGTCCGGAGGCACATATTGTTAATGTTTCCAGTATGGGAGGCTTCTTACCGGTGCCAGGACAAAGTGTCTATGGGGCATCTAAAGCGGCAGTTAAACTACTGACCGAAGGTCTATCATCTGAACTGAAAGATACCAATGTCAATGTATCGGTGGTTATTCCCGGTGGGATTGCGACCGATATCAAGAAAAATTCCAATATTGCTCATCAAACATCGAGCGACAGCAGTAAAGCGAACAAAGTATTAACCCCAAAAAAAGCGGCTGAGTTAATCATCAAAACCATGGAGAAGAAAAAGCTGCGATCCTATATTGGGAAAGATTGCAACTTGATGAAGATATTCTATAAAATCAACTCAGGGTTGGCAATGGGGATGATTAATCGAGTGATGGCGGCCAATGCTCATTAA